From Synechococcus sp. A10-1-5-1, a single genomic window includes:
- a CDS encoding Gfo/Idh/MocA family protein, giving the protein MKPVRVGVIGIGNMGWHHARVLSLLKDAELVGVADPDPKRGQLAVEQFGCRWFADYAELLKEVEAVCIAVPTLVHHRVGMACFDAGVHVLIEKPIAATQDEASDLIRAAKAAGRLLQVGHIERFNPAFRELVKVVAGEEVVVLEARRHSPNPDRANDVSVVLDLMIHDIDLVLELAQAPVVRLAAAGGRSADGPIDYVNATLGFANGVVASLTASKMAHRKIRSLSAHCRSALVETDFLNRSLQIHRRTHQSFSADHGELLYRNDGFIEEVSTSPVDPLVAELEHFLQCVRGEELPAVDGPQASRALLLADLIEQCVEQANICMTLPEPI; this is encoded by the coding sequence ATGAAGCCAGTCCGCGTTGGAGTGATCGGAATCGGAAATATGGGTTGGCACCATGCTCGGGTGCTCAGCCTGCTCAAGGATGCCGAGCTGGTTGGAGTCGCAGATCCTGATCCCAAGCGCGGTCAGCTGGCGGTTGAGCAGTTCGGTTGCCGCTGGTTTGCCGACTACGCCGAGCTGCTCAAAGAAGTCGAAGCGGTCTGCATCGCGGTGCCGACCCTGGTTCATCACCGGGTGGGGATGGCCTGCTTTGACGCTGGGGTCCACGTCCTGATCGAGAAGCCGATCGCGGCGACGCAAGACGAGGCGTCCGATTTGATTCGAGCCGCCAAAGCAGCCGGCCGTCTGCTGCAGGTGGGTCACATCGAGCGCTTTAACCCGGCCTTCCGCGAGTTGGTGAAGGTGGTGGCGGGAGAAGAGGTGGTGGTGCTGGAGGCCCGCCGCCACAGCCCCAATCCGGACCGTGCCAACGACGTGTCCGTGGTGCTGGACCTGATGATCCACGACATCGATCTGGTGCTTGAGCTGGCCCAGGCGCCCGTGGTGCGCCTTGCCGCCGCCGGCGGCCGCAGCGCCGATGGTCCAATCGATTACGTCAATGCCACCTTGGGCTTTGCCAATGGTGTCGTCGCCAGCCTGACGGCCAGCAAGATGGCCCACCGCAAGATCCGCAGCCTCTCAGCCCACTGCCGCAGTGCCCTGGTGGAAACGGATTTCCTCAACCGCAGCCTGCAGATCCACCGGCGCACCCACCAGTCCTTCAGTGCTGACCACGGCGAATTGCTCTACCGCAACGACGGCTTTATCGAAGAGGTCAGTACTTCCCCGGTGGATCCCCTGGTGGCTGAGCTCGAGCACTTCCTCCAGTGCGTGCGCGGCGAGGAGCTGCCCGCCGTGGATGGCCCTCAGGCCTCGCGTGCCTTGCTGTTGGCCGATCTGATTGAGCAGTGCGTTGAGCAGGCCAACATCTGCATGACCCTGCCGGAGCCGATCTAG
- a CDS encoding hemolysin family protein has translation MRFLAPAALLILLAFFAASEFALIRLRPTRVQLLEEDGHAGATAVARLQRRLRRALVATQLGMAMALLALGWSGRALAERLSAASSHQVWWDIAVFAVLVLLATLLGGLVPKAWVLHRPEATALRLAPVLENLIRTLAPFLAVVERLGDGVLRLLGLPRNWDQLVPALSAGELETLIESNSVTGLMPDERDMLEGLFSLRDTQVREVMVPRSGMVTLPLEVRFGELMEAVHTTHHARFPVLGSSLDDVRGVLDLRRLAEPIAKGLLQRDSPLAPYVTPVTKVQETTPVAELLPLIRSGQPLLLVVDEHGGTEGLVTISDFTSEIVGEEEDPENPEEDLQQLQDHSWLVAGDLEIYELNRELNLQLPESDEHHTLAGFLLERLQHIPSPGESVFWKGHQFEVLAMDGPRIHRVEISRRLAEPASEDDL, from the coding sequence ATGCGATTCCTGGCTCCGGCGGCCCTGCTGATCCTGCTGGCCTTCTTCGCGGCGTCCGAGTTTGCTCTGATTCGTCTGCGTCCGACCCGGGTGCAGTTGCTGGAGGAGGACGGTCATGCCGGGGCAACCGCCGTCGCCCGCCTGCAGCGTCGCTTGCGCCGGGCTCTGGTGGCGACGCAGCTCGGCATGGCGATGGCGCTGTTGGCCTTGGGCTGGAGCGGTCGCGCTCTGGCGGAACGGCTTTCTGCAGCCTCCAGCCATCAGGTCTGGTGGGACATCGCGGTGTTTGCCGTGCTGGTGCTGCTGGCCACCCTGCTGGGTGGTTTGGTGCCCAAGGCCTGGGTCTTGCATCGCCCTGAGGCCACTGCGCTGCGGCTGGCTCCGGTGCTGGAGAACCTGATTCGCACCCTGGCACCGTTTTTGGCGGTGGTCGAACGCCTGGGTGATGGGGTGCTGCGGCTGTTGGGGTTGCCCCGCAACTGGGATCAGTTGGTCCCAGCCCTCTCCGCCGGTGAGCTCGAGACGTTGATTGAGTCCAACAGCGTCACGGGCTTGATGCCCGATGAACGGGACATGTTGGAGGGGCTCTTTTCGCTGCGTGACACCCAGGTCAGGGAGGTGATGGTGCCCCGCTCAGGGATGGTCACCCTGCCGCTGGAGGTCCGTTTTGGCGAATTGATGGAGGCGGTCCACACGACCCATCACGCCCGTTTCCCCGTCTTGGGTAGTTCCCTCGATGACGTGCGTGGGGTTCTTGACCTGCGCCGCCTGGCTGAGCCGATCGCCAAGGGCCTGCTGCAGCGCGATTCACCCTTGGCTCCCTACGTCACCCCGGTGACCAAGGTGCAAGAGACCACCCCGGTGGCGGAATTGCTGCCTTTGATTCGCAGCGGTCAACCGCTGCTGTTGGTGGTGGATGAGCACGGCGGGACCGAAGGCCTGGTGACGATCTCCGACTTCACCAGCGAGATCGTCGGTGAGGAAGAGGATCCCGAGAATCCCGAGGAGGATCTCCAGCAGCTCCAGGACCACAGCTGGCTCGTGGCCGGAGATTTGGAGATCTATGAGCTCAACCGTGAGCTCAACCTTCAGTTGCCGGAATCCGACGAACATCACACCCTTGCGGGCTTCCTGCTGGAGCGTCTGCAGCACATCCCCTCACCTGGGGAGAGCGTCTTTTGGAAGGGGCACCAGTTCGAGGTCTTGGCGATGGATGGCCCTCGGATTCACCGTGTAGAGATCAGTCGCCGTTTGGCTGAACCCGCCAGCGAAGACGACCTCTGA
- a CDS encoding Occludin/ELL family protein: MQLLRSLAIAAGLAAWTIPTASAGPVVCRTSIEAPLDGSPLVEVSRCAPLTTTSELMEQRFFSYTAPYARGVSVINQITDVLGIAMGGREGNRVMGLGFPDQTIVWDGSAVENTYQVLLDQQSNPLPWRTADVSNGFCQGLSQGGCGLSSTPIEPAVTPVRGLW; this comes from the coding sequence ATGCAGTTGCTCCGCTCGCTTGCCATCGCTGCTGGTCTTGCTGCTTGGACCATCCCCACTGCTTCGGCGGGGCCAGTGGTTTGCCGCACCAGCATTGAGGCACCCCTGGATGGTTCGCCCTTGGTGGAAGTGAGTCGCTGCGCTCCTTTGACGACGACGTCTGAGCTGATGGAGCAGCGCTTCTTCAGCTACACCGCCCCCTACGCCCGTGGGGTGAGCGTGATCAATCAGATCACTGACGTTCTCGGCATTGCCATGGGCGGCCGCGAAGGCAATCGGGTGATGGGCCTGGGCTTCCCCGATCAGACGATCGTTTGGGACGGCTCAGCGGTTGAGAACACCTATCAAGTGCTCTTGGATCAGCAGAGCAACCCATTGCCTTGGCGCACAGCCGATGTTTCCAACGGCTTCTGCCAGGGGTTGTCCCAGGGCGGCTGCGGCCTCTCCAGCACGCCGATTGAGCCTGCTGTAACACCCGTGCGTGGCCTGTGGTAA
- the pyrE gene encoding orotate phosphoribosyltransferase produces the protein MTTTISLPATSTEQRQLLLELLATRAYRHGNFTLASGRTSSHYVNCKPVSLSGLGLALLSAQMLDLVEPGAVAVAGLTLGADPLVSGVAQAAALAGQALDALIVRKEAKGHGTGAWLEGPLPEPGSRITVLEDVVTTGGSSLKAVKQLREAGYVVERVVTIVDRQEGGLAAMQEAGLELRSLFQLDEVAAAHQA, from the coding sequence GTGACGACAACCATTTCCCTGCCTGCCACCAGCACCGAACAGCGGCAGCTGCTGCTGGAGCTGCTCGCCACGCGGGCCTACCGCCACGGCAACTTCACCCTGGCCTCCGGGCGCACCAGCAGTCACTACGTCAACTGCAAACCCGTCAGCCTCAGTGGCCTCGGCCTGGCGCTGCTGTCGGCGCAAATGCTGGACCTGGTGGAGCCCGGCGCCGTGGCCGTCGCGGGCCTCACCCTCGGCGCCGATCCCCTGGTCAGTGGCGTCGCCCAAGCCGCGGCCTTGGCCGGACAGGCGCTGGATGCACTGATCGTCCGCAAAGAGGCCAAGGGCCATGGCACCGGTGCCTGGCTGGAGGGGCCCCTCCCCGAACCCGGTAGCCGCATCACCGTCCTTGAAGACGTCGTCACCACCGGTGGCTCATCCCTGAAAGCCGTCAAACAACTGCGGGAAGCGGGTTACGTGGTCGAGCGCGTCGTGACCATCGTCGATCGCCAAGAAGGTGGTCTGGCCGCCATGCAAGAGGCCGGCCTGGAGCTGCGCAGCCTGTTCCAACTCGATGAAGTCGCTGCCGCACACCAGGCATGA